A part of Synchiropus splendidus isolate RoL2022-P1 chromosome 19, RoL_Sspl_1.0, whole genome shotgun sequence genomic DNA contains:
- the ttyh3a gene encoding protein tweety homolog 3 isoform X1 yields the protein MAALVSYTPPWWVNLLHRFPHFNFKFEHISSDFQPEDWTYQQSILLLGGLALACLALDLLFLLFYSICLCCRRSKSEDRSSTECCCTAWCVIIATLVCSAGIAVGFYGNGETCDGVYRLTYSLRHANRTITGVQKLIYDSTSEFNQTVDDNLQQLEVQYAQNPDYMSFIQKLQGQLDELVRQMVEIPFWDNSNMSLEDLAVTIELYDWYRWLGYISLLLFDVLICLLVLFGLIRNSKGTLVGVCLFGVVALVISWVSLGLELALSVTSSDFCVAPDTYVTKVAAQYGVVDKDILRYYLSCSLEQSNPFQQKLSGGHKALVEMQDGVAELLQSAAREYKQTKGRLEEIQGILNTTENSLHQLTALVDCRSLHMDYVQAMTGLCYDGLEGLIYLVLFSFITALMFSSIVCSVPHTWHSKRGDDDSEDESLSHGGRQNHDNLYRVHMPSLYSCGSSYGSETSIPAAAHTVSNAPVTEYMAQNANFQNSRCENTPLIGRESPPPSYTSSMRAKYLANSRPEPNSRSEPSSRLEPSSQPESSSPPAP from the exons ATGGCAGCTCTAGTGAGCTACACTCCACCCTGGTGGGTCAATCTGCTTCACAGATTCCCACATTTCAACTTCAAGTTCGAACACATCAGCAGtgattttcagcctgaagacTGGACGTATCAACAG TCCATCTTGTTGCTGGGAGGTTTGGCGCTCGCCTGTCTGGCACtggacctcctcttcctcctcttctactCGATTTGTCTATGCTGCCGACGGAGCAAAAGTGAGGATCGGTCATCGACTGAATGCTGCTGCACAGCGTGGTGTGTTATAATCGCAACACTGGTCTGCAG CGCTGGCATTGCTGTCGGTTTCTATGGGAACGGCGAGACTTGTGATGGAGTCTATCGGCTGACGTATTCCCTGCGCCACGCAAACCGCACCATAACTGGGGTGCAGAAGCTG ATATATGACAGCACATCCGAATTCAACCAGACGGTGGATGACAATTTGCAACAGCTAGAGGTCCAGTATGCCCAGAATCCGGACTACATGTCCTTCATCCAAAAACTGCAGGGCCAGCTGGATGAGCTGGTCAGGCAGATGGTGGAGATTCCCTTCTGGGACAACAGCAACATGTCACTGGAGGACCTGGCTGTCACGATTGAGCTGTATGACTGGTACAG GTGGTTGGGCTACATTAGCCTGCTGCTCTTCGACGTCCTCATCTGCCTTCTGGTGCTGTTCGGCCTTATTCGGAACTCCAAGGGAACACTTGTTGG ggtttgtttgtttggtgttgTGGCTCTGGTGATCAGCTGGGTCTCCCTGGGGCTAGAGCTCGCACTCTCAGTA ACCTCAAGTGACTTCTGCGTTGCTCCTGATACATATGTGACCAAAGTGGCAGCCCAGTATGGGGTCGTCGACAAAG ACATTCTGAGGTACTACTTGAGCTGCAGTTTGGAGCAAAGCAACCCTTTCCAGCAG aagcTTTCTGGAGGTCACAAAGCTCTCGTTGAGATGCAAGATGGTGTCGCCGAGCTTCTGCAGTCAGCAGCAAGGGAATACAAGCAAACTAAG GGGCGCCTGGAGGAGATCCAGGGGATCCTGAACACCACTGAGAACAGCCTCCACCAGCTCACAGCTCTGGTGGACTGCCGCAGTTTACACATG GACTATGTCCAGGCGATGACTGGCCTCTGCTATGATGGACTGGAAGGCCTCATCTACCTCGTGctcttctccttcatcactgCTCTCATGTTCAGCTCCATTGTTTGCAGCGTGCCACACACTTGGCACAGCAAAAG GGGCGACGACGACAGTGAGGATGAGTCTCTGAGCCATGGCGGACGCCAGAACCATGATAACCTGTACCGGGTGCACATGCCGAGCCTGTACAGCTGCGGCAGCAGCTACGGCAGCGAGACGTCCATCCCTGCCGCCGCTCACACAGTCAGCAACGCTCCAGTCACCGAGTACAT GGCTCAGAACGCAAACTTCCAAAACTCCCGCTGTGAAAACACACCTCTAATAGGACGCGAGTCTCCGCCTCCATCG TACACCTCCAGCATGCGAGCCAAGTACCTGGCCAACAGCCGACCAGAACCAAACAGCCGATCAGAGCCGAGCAGCCGACTGGAACCCAGCAGCCAACCAGAGTCCAGCTCTCCTCCGGCGCCTTAA
- the ttyh3a gene encoding protein tweety homolog 3 isoform X2 yields the protein MAALVSYTPPWWVNLLHRFPHFNFKFEHISSDFQPEDWTYQQSILLLGGLALACLALDLLFLLFYSICLCCRRSKSEDRSSTECCCTAWCVIIATLVCSAGIAVGFYGNGETCDGVYRLTYSLRHANRTITGVQKLIYDSTSEFNQTVDDNLQQLEVQYAQNPDYMSFIQKLQGQLDELVRQMVEIPFWDNSNMSLEDLAVTIELYDWYRWLGYISLLLFDVLICLLVLFGLIRNSKGTLVGVCLFGVVALVISWVSLGLELALSVTSSDFCVAPDTYVTKVAAQYGVVDKDILRYYLSCSLEQSNPFQQKLSGGHKALVEMQDGVAELLQSAAREYKQTKGRLEEIQGILNTTENSLHQLTALVDCRSLHMDYVQAMTGLCYDGLEGLIYLVLFSFITALMFSSIVCSVPHTWHSKRGDDDSEDESLSHGGRQNHDNLYRVHMPSLYSCGSSYGSETSIPAAAHTVSNAPVTEYMAQNANFQNSRCENTPLIGRESPPPSLYLAAGDSNSGHCWQLKPSESSRSFW from the exons ATGGCAGCTCTAGTGAGCTACACTCCACCCTGGTGGGTCAATCTGCTTCACAGATTCCCACATTTCAACTTCAAGTTCGAACACATCAGCAGtgattttcagcctgaagacTGGACGTATCAACAG TCCATCTTGTTGCTGGGAGGTTTGGCGCTCGCCTGTCTGGCACtggacctcctcttcctcctcttctactCGATTTGTCTATGCTGCCGACGGAGCAAAAGTGAGGATCGGTCATCGACTGAATGCTGCTGCACAGCGTGGTGTGTTATAATCGCAACACTGGTCTGCAG CGCTGGCATTGCTGTCGGTTTCTATGGGAACGGCGAGACTTGTGATGGAGTCTATCGGCTGACGTATTCCCTGCGCCACGCAAACCGCACCATAACTGGGGTGCAGAAGCTG ATATATGACAGCACATCCGAATTCAACCAGACGGTGGATGACAATTTGCAACAGCTAGAGGTCCAGTATGCCCAGAATCCGGACTACATGTCCTTCATCCAAAAACTGCAGGGCCAGCTGGATGAGCTGGTCAGGCAGATGGTGGAGATTCCCTTCTGGGACAACAGCAACATGTCACTGGAGGACCTGGCTGTCACGATTGAGCTGTATGACTGGTACAG GTGGTTGGGCTACATTAGCCTGCTGCTCTTCGACGTCCTCATCTGCCTTCTGGTGCTGTTCGGCCTTATTCGGAACTCCAAGGGAACACTTGTTGG ggtttgtttgtttggtgttgTGGCTCTGGTGATCAGCTGGGTCTCCCTGGGGCTAGAGCTCGCACTCTCAGTA ACCTCAAGTGACTTCTGCGTTGCTCCTGATACATATGTGACCAAAGTGGCAGCCCAGTATGGGGTCGTCGACAAAG ACATTCTGAGGTACTACTTGAGCTGCAGTTTGGAGCAAAGCAACCCTTTCCAGCAG aagcTTTCTGGAGGTCACAAAGCTCTCGTTGAGATGCAAGATGGTGTCGCCGAGCTTCTGCAGTCAGCAGCAAGGGAATACAAGCAAACTAAG GGGCGCCTGGAGGAGATCCAGGGGATCCTGAACACCACTGAGAACAGCCTCCACCAGCTCACAGCTCTGGTGGACTGCCGCAGTTTACACATG GACTATGTCCAGGCGATGACTGGCCTCTGCTATGATGGACTGGAAGGCCTCATCTACCTCGTGctcttctccttcatcactgCTCTCATGTTCAGCTCCATTGTTTGCAGCGTGCCACACACTTGGCACAGCAAAAG GGGCGACGACGACAGTGAGGATGAGTCTCTGAGCCATGGCGGACGCCAGAACCATGATAACCTGTACCGGGTGCACATGCCGAGCCTGTACAGCTGCGGCAGCAGCTACGGCAGCGAGACGTCCATCCCTGCCGCCGCTCACACAGTCAGCAACGCTCCAGTCACCGAGTACAT GGCTCAGAACGCAAACTTCCAAAACTCCCGCTGTGAAAACACACCTCTAATAGGACGCGAGTCTCCGCCTCCATCG TTGTATTTGGCGGCGGGCGACAGTAACAGCGGTCACTGCTGGCAGTTAAAGCCTTCGGAGAGTTCAAGATCGTTTTGGTAA